In Thermococcus chitonophagus, the genomic stretch AAGACATAGACTTTAGACTACTTAGGGCTGTAGAGCTTAAGATGAGATACTATAAATGGGTTCCGTTAGAGGAAATAGCAAAATTCGCAAGAATGGACGTTGAAAGCGCAAGCCACCGATTAGGGAGGCTAGATAACTGGGGGCTGATAATTAGAAGAAGTGACATGGGATACATAGGTTACCAGCTAACAATACATGGATACGATGCCCTTGCAATAAGGGCATTTGCAAAGAAAGGGGTAATTGAAGCAATATCTACCACCCAAATAGGAGTTGGGAAGGATGCAGACGTGTACGTTGCTTTAACTCCCTCAGGAGAGAAGGTTGCAGTGAAGTTTAACAGGATTGGAGAGAGAACTAGCGCAAGGAAAGCGGGTTATCACAGTGATGTATTTGCAGACAAGCATCACAAGAGCTGGTTATACGTTTCTAGGTTAATAGCAAAGAAGGAACACGAAGCCCTTGTTTTGCTAAGCTCATTCGCTAAAGTTCCAAAGCCGATAGCTTGGAACAGGCATGCAATAGTAATGGAGTTCATTAGAGGGGTTGAGCTAGCAGAATTAAGGGACACGGACCTTACGAGAGAAGAAGCAAGTGAAATCCTGGGGAAAGTGTTAGATGAATACGAGAAGATAGTCAAGTTCGGAATAGTTCATGGGGACATGAGTGAGTTCAACATAGTATTAACCGAAGACAATGATATTTTGATAATAGACTGGGCCCAGTACTTAAGCTGTGCAAATCCCGAAAGCCTAAACTTACTGAAAAGGGACATAACTGTCCTTTTAAACGCCTTCCGGAGAAGGTGGGGCGTAAAGAGAGACTTTGATGAAGAATGGAAAAGATTTTATGAAGCATGGCTAGTTGGAAGAAAAGAAGTCAGCGAAGAAGAAGAACAAACTCCCCAGGATGCCTAATGACCAACGTTGTAACTTCGCCCTCCTGCTTCTTCTCTAC encodes the following:
- a CDS encoding serine/threonine-protein kinase RIO2, whose protein sequence is MVSKLLALEAYPRLKDIDFRLLRAVELKMRYYKWVPLEEIAKFARMDVESASHRLGRLDNWGLIIRRSDMGYIGYQLTIHGYDALAIRAFAKKGVIEAISTTQIGVGKDADVYVALTPSGEKVAVKFNRIGERTSARKAGYHSDVFADKHHKSWLYVSRLIAKKEHEALVLLSSFAKVPKPIAWNRHAIVMEFIRGVELAELRDTDLTREEASEILGKVLDEYEKIVKFGIVHGDMSEFNIVLTEDNDILIIDWAQYLSCANPESLNLLKRDITVLLNAFRRRWGVKRDFDEEWKRFYEAWLVGRKEVSEEEEQTPQDA